Below is a genomic region from Pogoniulus pusillus isolate bPogPus1 chromosome 33, bPogPus1.pri, whole genome shotgun sequence.
aagaaagcagATTCTGTGTAGGTATCTGCTGATCTAAATCAAAGTGAGCACAGTGCTCACATCTTTGGAATTCATATTAGGGACTAtgcagtgaggacaggctgagagagctggggctctgcagccagaagagaaggctgtgaggagagcttggagtagcCTCTCAGTAtatgaagggagcctacaggagggctggggagggactactgacaaggtcttgtaatgacaggatgaggaggaatgggtttaaattggcagaggagagatttaaactgaatgttaggaagaagttctttccagtgagggtggtgagacagtggcagaggttgcccagggaggttgtggatcacagaagcacagaatgtgattgaagatcaaagatcacattctgtgcttctgtgatccacaatctccctggagctgttcaggaccaggctggatgaggccttgagtgacctattctagtgggagatgtccctacctatagcagggggttggaactagatgatctttgagaccccttccaacctaaaccactccatgattctatgactagctCTGAAAAAACATCTCAATTCTCATGTCCTTCATATCACATCTATTTTAACCACATGACTTGTCCAGGCTAACAAAACTTCCCTTGCATGTGTTCAAGGGAGACAGTTTCTCGGTGAGATGCCAAAGAGGCTAAGTGTGGTCTCCCACTGCTATGCTGAatgtctttgtttctctctGTAGATGTAAGAGCGCAGCTAAATGCAGCTCAATCTCGCTGCTCCCTGCTGGAGAAACAGCTGGATTACATGAGGAAAATGGTTCACAGCGCAGaactggaaaggaaaaaggttTTGGAACAACAGGTGAAGTCTTCTTAGCCTGCTAACAGAGTGGTGATTTGGTTTAAAAGGATAGAAATGTCTAAGACCTGCACATTTTTGTGGGCATTTTTGGCCTCAGCCACgctcaggacagcagcaaaCGGAAGCAATTTACTGTCTGAGTGGCTGATGACAACTACTCAATGAGTTGTATGAAAAGGCTCCCTAGGTGGAACTTCTAATGAGCAGAACCATGCTAATACTTGCACAAAAGGGCTGCTGGAATCTTTAGTCTTCTTTGTCTGCTTGGGATTTTTCATCACTTTgcaatttaaaagaaaagatgaaattTAATCTAGTTCAACACCTTTACTGTACTGTGTTTGGGAATTCTTCTGTCTGAAATTATTTcattcagctgccagctccactcTTGCTTACTTTTTTTCCAGGCCAAGCTTCAGAAAGAGGAAGATCAGAAGTGGTTGGAACTGCATGCAAAAGTTGAAAAGCTTGAAATGCTGGAGAAAGAGTGCCTCAAACTTAGTGCTGCTCAGAGAACTGCAGAAGTAAGCATGCACAGAATGACAAATTGAAAGCACTCTCTCAGAGCTGTGGGATGTGCTGTGAAGCCAATGACTATTTCTTAGTTTTAGGTAGcgctgtgaggagcagggagttggactcaatgatccttctgggtctcttccaacttgggatattctctgactctatgatatAATTGGTCTGGCACATAGTGTAGTGCTAAGATTTGCAAAAGTTTCCTCTGTTAAAGCTAAAATAATGAAGCAGACCTGACTGAAAGCCACTTTGGCTTCCTTTGGATGAGTCTTTTGTTCAGTCTGGGCTTTAAAAACTCCTACAGTCTCGTTTGATTCCAGATGAAAAATGCAGGCTGCTTCAGACTTCTGACTGAACATGACAAACTGAAGTGTGACTAATTATTCTTGTCTTCAAATTCAGGAGAAGATCAAATGCTTGGAAGAGAAGCTTTGGAAAGAAGAGCATCAGTGTGAGCAAATAAAAGACAAAGCTGCTCAGGTAGACTGAAAAAGGTTGATTTTATCTCATTTTTGATGACCAAAGAAGGCAATTCTCTCTTGCCAAAACACCCCTCTGTTTTAAATGACATTTCAACTCCACATGTTTTTTACTTGGGGAGAACTCCTGAAATATGactcgtagaatcatagaatcaatcaggttggaagagacctccaagctcagccagtccaacctagcacccagccctagacaatcaaccagaccatggcactaagtgcctcagccaggctttggttgaacacctccagggacagcaactccatcacctccctgggcagcccattccaatgccaatcactctctctgccaacaacttcctcctaacatccagcctaaacctactctggcacaacttgaggctgtgtccccttgttctgttgctggttatctggcagaagagcccaaccccacctggctacagcctcccttcaggtagttgtagacagcagaccAGTTAGAAACTTCGTAGTAGAAAACTTGCCAGTTGCGTATCTCAGTcaaggcagatcctgccttgtTAGTGGTTCACTTCCTTCTGATGCCAGAAAAGTCAGAATAATCTCACTTTTGTGATGGATCTCCAGCATTGCTTAGCCAGGACAAAGTCCTCCTGTGTCTAACTGGGCATGGCTGTTATCCTGTTTACCATGGGCCTCTATGGCAACTTGGAGCTAGAGAGCAGTCTGAGGGTTAGCCAGTGGGCCTGACCTCACTGCTACACAGATGGACTCAGttctctctgctcccagacTGTAAGATCCAAATGTTCATATTCTTAGGGTTTTCTGATCAGATCCCCAGCAGGATTGGCTTATCTCAGTTGCTCCTTGGAACAGCAGAAAAACACAACTGCTGCAGCTAAAATGAAAATGAGGATTCtgaggcagggctgcaaggtctgctgccagcctgccagccctgtcATCTCTGCAGTTTTTAAGTGTAGCTTATGCCTTCCAAGCAGGACAGTTAATAGTGTCCTTAATTGGTTCTCTTCCCTGCATGACAGAAGGAATTAATTAAGCAGCTGATTTTATACTTCTAATATTATATTGAAAAActaatttctttattttttctgtttgttgggtttctttCCCCACAGCCTCAAACAAGATTTGAAAGAAACAGAATTTTAGTGCCTGCAACATCTCAAAGTGAACCTAGCAGGGgaaatgggaagaagaaaaaaaagaaggtggtAAGATGAAGGTGTTTGTtagtgtcctgctgctgctagcagCTGACTCGCACAGAGAGGGGAAAACGGTGATGAAAGAGGCACCTTATGTCTGCTGCACTTGATTCCATTTCCAAGGTGCTGAACAGTGCTGAATACCTCTTTCCTTTGGGAATTAAAACTATTGCTAGGGCCAGTAGCACCTCACTGGAAGACTTTCCCTTAGCAGCATAACAATAACCTCTGTTACAGTCTCACTGgcacccccatgtcctgtcttgAGTGCCTTTCAGTTTAGCTGGCAAAATCAGTTTCCAATGTCACTATGACCAGGCACCTTGAGGTGGGGGGTTGCTGACATCAAGAGAATTCGTTTTGAAACACATATTACAGCTCAGTCAATATTTTGAGGCCATGGGTTTTGCAAACTTGTTACAGTGAGACAATTGTGTACAAGATTTGTAGGTTtggctccttccttcctttttttccttccttcctttctctcttcctttctccccccctttcattctctctccctccctttatttctcccctccttcccttccttccttccttccttccctccttccttccctccttctctccttcctttctccctccctttctccctccctttcattctccctccctttatttctcccctccttccctccctccctccctccctccctccctcccttccttccttccttccttccttccttccttccttccttccttccttccttccttccttccttccttccttccttccttccttccttccttccttccttccttccttccttcctctccctccctctctttctccccttctttctccctctctccctttcttcttatttctctgtgatgtcacttAGGCACTTAGGCACCTTTAGTTCAGAGTTTGACAGAAGTCCATTAAGCTCTACAGCTTGAGGTTCTTCTGAGTATACAACATTGTAATTAATAATCTTTCTCCCTAGGTGCAGAAATTAAAGAGAGAAACTCAGGAACTGAAGCAAGGAGCAGCTCATGTCAGATTTAAGTGTGGTGATCAAAAGGAAGCGAAGGAGATTGTAAGAGAAAATGTGCCTAAGTCTTGGCCTGGGCAGAAAAGCAGAAgctctcttcagctgctgaaaaCAGTGCAGGAGCTTCAGGCAAGACTGAAGCATGACAGCACCTGAGAGCAGTAGTTCTGGGATTTACTGCCATAGAAGTTTGTGAAGCTGGCTGACAGCCAGGACAGTTTTAATTTCACAGAATACCTTTTAGAAAGAAAATAGACCTAGCAGAGACAGATGCATTCTAAACTGCCTACTCAGTAGCAAGTCAGTTTGTTCCCCTCAGAATTACCTTTCATGTAGGGTAGCTACAATTCAACCATGCTGACTTGTAATGGAGTGGTTTAATGGATCAACAAAATGCTTACTTGTGAACCTGTCTAATAAAACTTCATACATTTTTTACACTGTGATCTTTGCTGTCctgttcctcctgctgccatggggAAACTTAGAGCTTGCTTTTCCAGAGTGAGTTCTGTTCAAATAAGAGCAGTgggtttccttttctctcttgagAGAGCAAACCAGAAGGGCCTTCCCAAGCCCTAAGGAGCCTAAAGCATTTTGTTTTGTCCAGTCCTTGACAAAACCCTTCAGGCACTGAACTGAGAGAGAAAAATTGTCAGCAGTTTGCCCCTGAGGCATAAAAATGGGTGGAACGAGCAGTGATGTGGCAGGACGAAGAGCAAGAAGTACCCCAGGAGGCCATCACAACTCATATAGCTTGGAGTTGCTGTAGGAACAACTGGACCTGTCTGGGCAGGGAACTGGCACATCAATCTCCTGCTCCCTCTGTCCCTTGACCTGGCATTTTTGTTGAGTATAGCAACCCAGGCAGAGGGACCAGTTtggagctggagaagcagaAGCCTGTCTCCTCTCCTGGACAAGAGGCTGtagtggagagcagcagctttgggTTGGTCAAACAGGTATTGGATGGGGAAGTGGTTAAACGATGGAAGCACTGAGCAGACAGTCTGAAATGTGTGTGCTGACAGGGTCTGTCCAGAACAAAACTGCTCTGCTTGCCTTTCTGTGGGGTGAGTGGCtgcagaaaagggaaagggctgGAGCTGATCCTGTTGTTGGCAGCTGGGCATTttgcatctctgcctgcttTGGAGGGGATAGGGAGCTGAaaaagctgagctgctcagaTCCAGGAGCTGGGGTGTCAGAGGGGACAACAGGAATGGATGATATGCAAGATGGCATTAGTAAGCAGGGGTACAAGCACTGATAGCTCAGCTTGGCAGACTTCATTTATTTCAGCAAttgttctgtgctgcttttttcctgtagcattttttttctctggtgAGTGTGTTTCCATACACTAAAGCAAAGCAGATGTGTTTCAGCGTGGTcttggaggctggatgaggcacttggtgccttggtttggttaattagaagggttaggtgataggctggactcgataatcctagaggtcttttccaacctggttaattctgtgattctgtgagagagTCCATCTGGACACAAAGGAAGTGCATCTCAAGCTCTCTTGcttgaagaaacacagaaaaattGTCTTCAGATTCTGTCTTGGGACAGGAGATGAGCTTATGTGTTTGTTTATTAGCATCTTCACAGTCTGAGGCAGCTACCAATCCCATAAAATGATTCCTCAAAGGAATGCAGAGCAATGAAGAATTCTGCAGTGAAGGGAAGCAGTGTACAAGTGTTGGTAAGGTTCAGCTCTGCAACAATCAGGCAAGCAGACTGCAGAGTTTTACTGAGCTCCAAATGCTTTGTGTCTTCTGCTCCAAAAAGAGTTCTGGCCTGAAACTCCATAAATGTCCATTTGGGGAAAGCAGAATGGTCAGAGCAGGCTTCTGCACAAGAACAGTATGTATTGGCTTCATAAGTGCTTGCTCCACTCTTTTACAGCtccttctttttatttatgTCCTTCGTGGTCTTGTTTTATTCCTGATTTTTAGGAGTGTTTTGAATCTAGCTCTACAGGGCAGTAGATCAAAACGATGATctcaaacagccccaactggtTTATTTTCTCAGCATCCAGGTTcttttacaggatcacaggatgttaggagttggaagggacacaaggagatcattaagtccaacccccttgccagagcaggactatacaatctagctcaggtcacacaggaatgcatcaacaggccttgaaagtctccagagaaggagactccacaacctatctgggcagcctgtgccactgctctgggacACTTACAGCAAAGCAGTTCCCCCTTgcattgagctggaacctcctgtgctgcagcttccatccattgctccttgtcctatcccagggggcagtgagcagagcctgtccgcCCCCTCCtgaaccccagccctcagacagttataaacatttattaaatcccctcagtcttttccagactaagcagccccaggtccctcagcctctcctcatcagccatgctctccagtcccctaatcatgctcgtagccttctgctggaccctctccagcagatccctgtccctctgaaactggggagcccaaaactgaacacagtactcaagatgaggtttaTGCTGAGTTATGCACAACTGCCACAAAAAGTTCTGCTAGGACTTGAATCTAGAGGCATATTTTGTGGCTGGACATGAAGAGAGTTGGACAAAAGATATAGGTCAAACAGTATAATTAAAAATAACAGCCCAGCAAATTGCATCCAACAATAGTTCACTTTTCCTGCTGTTAATGAAATATGCTAGCACAAATTAATGGCTTGTTACTTAAGCCTGCTGGAAAGACTTTGTCCTAGCACAAAAAGGCATTCAGTTTGAGCATGGGTGTTACAACCTTCTaaccaggaaggctggaggttGGACATAGCTATAAATCCAGAGTGTTCTGGGAATAGAAGCTGGCAAAAACACTCCCAGCAAGATAATCAGGGCAGGATCTTGCTGGGATTTGGATACTGACTAACATAACTAAGTGCAGATGTGCTTTGTGGACCAACAGGCATTCCCAGAATAAGAATACTGTACAAGCACAGGGAGatttctgcagcagaaaaaaacaaggGGATGGGGGCAATAAAACATAAGCTCTGATGAAGCTTTGTCTATTTTCCTTAACCTGCCTGTACTAAACAGGCAGGCAAGGCTGCCTCTGTCTGCAGGGGCCTGTTGAAGCTTCTGCAGTTTTTGGGTTACAGCTCTGGTGCTTACCTAAAGGTCTTCACAAGCTCCCTGTGTGGGTCCCAATAGTCTCTTTTCCATCAGCAGAGAGAAGTAATCGTTTCTGACAGTGTTAGCTTTAGGTAATGGCTGAAGCAGATCAGATGAGCCTTATCTCCAGTGCCTGGTTCTCTCTGCTGACTACAAAGGCAGTCTGGAGTGATTGATGAAGTTAAATGGAGATAATTACACAGGACAAAGTGTTTGGCCAGATACATTCTAATGAAATGTAGAGCTCTGATTTCTAGGGGCTCTGGGTTAGCTCTTCAAAATCTTGAGAAGCACTGGGTAAGTCCTGGTCTGCCTACAGCTTGTGCATTGTCCTTCCCTCCTGGGTTCATGTCAGCCTCTTGTGCACGGTTTAAATCCCCCTTGGGCACAcacacactagatcaggttgctcagagccacatccagactggtcttaaaaacctccagagatgaggcttccaccatctccctgggcaacctcttccagggtctcatcaccctcatggtgaagaattttatcctaacatccaatctgaatctacccatgtctagttctgctccattccccctagtcctatcactacccaacaccctaaaaagtccctcagcagctttcttgtggccaccttcagatactggaaggctacaagaaggtctcctcaaagccatctcctctccagactgaacaaccccagctctctgcctgtctccataggtgaggagctccagccctctgatcatcctcctggcccttctctgggctctctccagcacgtCCATATCCTTCTGgtaacagtggctccagaactggctgcagtactccaggtagagtctcaccagagtggaggagaggggcagaatcacttctctcGACCTGGTGGCCACACATctcttgatgcatcccaggatcagggtggctctctgggctgcaagtatcCACAggcagctcatgttgagcttcttatccaccagcaccccaagcccttttcttcagagctgctctcaagccagtcactgcccagcctgtgccgATGCTTGGGCTTGCCCCgaccctgctctgcagcgtTTATTTATGGGACAGCTTCCCACTGAATTGAAAGCCTCAGAAATTTTCTGGGTTTACCAAGAGATCTCTTCACGGTGTGCAgccggcagcagcagagcctcttgCTGTTCAGGCTGGTGTCgtgcagagggaggcagagagccGCCGGAGAAGGGAGcgcacagcagcaaagctgtgccTGCGGCCGCACCGCGCACAACTGCTTGAGGAGTAGCTGTTTATTTAAGCACCACTTTTAAAGCCAATTTTGAATCTCTCCTTATTTatatcttgggtttttttttaaatgatttcATTATAATGAGTGCTCCAAGTCATTGCCAGGAAAGAAacttctccacctccctgggcaacccactccaggctctcaccactctcatgctgaacaacttcctcctcacatccagtgtgaatgtccccacctccagctctgctccattccccctagtcctgtcactccctgag
It encodes:
- the CEP57L1 gene encoding centrosomal protein CEP57L1 isoform X2, giving the protein MHSSSRHARESASTRGHWKSKSPLMLTDRRLDGVSKIRLPPLEFPKLSSCDHSRVLQAVDSESKNSYIGSFLQPPNEMLPAAFASTEPKKLAAVGSARPSMPNHQAVVAALKTLQEKICRLELEKSQAEDNLCSLSIAAAQHKKALECESHKKNIAHQGLMQEREDVRAQLNAAQSRCSLLEKQLDYMRKMVHSAELERKKVLEQQAKLQKEEDQKWLELHAKVEKLEMLEKECLKLSAAQRTAEEKIKCLEEKLWKEEHQCEQIKDKAAQPQTRFERNRILVPATSQSEPSRGNGKKKKKKVQKLKRETQELKQGAAHVRFKCGDQKEAKEIVRENVPKSWPGQKSRSSLQLLKTVQELQARLKHDST
- the CEP57L1 gene encoding centrosomal protein CEP57L1 isoform X3; its protein translation is MHSSSRHARESASTRGHWKSKSPLMLTDRRLDGVSKIRLPPLEFPKLSSCDHSRVLQAVDSESKNSYIGSFLQPPNEMLPAAFASTEPKKLAAVGSARPSMPNHQAVVAALKTLQEKICRLELEKSQAEDNLCSLSIAAAQHKKALECESHKKNIAHQGLMQEREDVRAQLNAAQSRCSLLEKQLDYMRKMVHSAELERKKVLEQQAKLQKEEDQKWLELHAKVEKLEMLEKECLKLSAAQRTAEPQTRFERNRILVPATSQSEPSRGNGKKKKKKVVQKLKRETQELKQGAAHVRFKCGDQKEAKEIVRENVPKSWPGQKSRSSLQLLKTVQELQARLKHDST
- the CEP57L1 gene encoding centrosomal protein CEP57L1 isoform X4; its protein translation is MHSSSRHARESASTRGHWKSKSPLMLTDRRLDGVSKIRLPPLEFPKLSSCDHSRAVVAALKTLQEKICRLELEKSQAEDNLCSLSIAAAQHKKALECESHKKNIAHQGLMQEREDVRAQLNAAQSRCSLLEKQLDYMRKMVHSAELERKKVLEQQAKLQKEEDQKWLELHAKVEKLEMLEKECLKLSAAQRTAEEKIKCLEEKLWKEEHQCEQIKDKAAQPQTRFERNRILVPATSQSEPSRGNGKKKKKKVVQKLKRETQELKQGAAHVRFKCGDQKEAKEIVRENVPKSWPGQKSRSSLQLLKTVQELQARLKHDST
- the CEP57L1 gene encoding centrosomal protein CEP57L1 isoform X1, whose translation is MHSSSRHARESASTRGHWKSKSPLMLTDRRLDGVSKIRLPPLEFPKLSSCDHSRVLQAVDSESKNSYIGSFLQPPNEMLPAAFASTEPKKLAAVGSARPSMPNHQAVVAALKTLQEKICRLELEKSQAEDNLCSLSIAAAQHKKALECESHKKNIAHQGLMQEREDVRAQLNAAQSRCSLLEKQLDYMRKMVHSAELERKKVLEQQAKLQKEEDQKWLELHAKVEKLEMLEKECLKLSAAQRTAEEKIKCLEEKLWKEEHQCEQIKDKAAQPQTRFERNRILVPATSQSEPSRGNGKKKKKKVVQKLKRETQELKQGAAHVRFKCGDQKEAKEIVRENVPKSWPGQKSRSSLQLLKTVQELQARLKHDST